The following coding sequences are from one Paenibacillus tundrae window:
- a CDS encoding LacI family DNA-binding transcriptional regulator, whose translation MANISEIARLAGVSTATISRVINRHPYVSESTRKKVIEIMEQLDYVPNGNAISLKKGATCLIGIVAVAFNPLLIRFMQAFTQSAEKHGFNITLFITNGQVEKELVALEMLKRKQLDAIVCVLRSNEWKVIESYTKYGPIVTWQRLENSYIPSVFMDQYEAYRIGLEHLYLKGYREILSVYPISNGLNTKERMRAYADFITKYKLTVDFPNFQDMIYVRDGEELAKWWIAQTNRPDAIFCANDEVAAGFIAELRRSKFSVPGDVGIIGFDNTEVAHLFDLTTIHYPVDQQAENAFTIIQNMLDTTTKELIPLKYTLVERQST comes from the coding sequence ATGGCAAATATCAGCGAGATTGCCCGTTTGGCGGGTGTATCCACTGCAACCATTTCACGTGTTATTAATAGGCATCCGTACGTAAGCGAATCAACCAGAAAGAAAGTAATTGAAATCATGGAACAACTGGATTATGTACCTAACGGCAATGCAATATCTCTAAAAAAGGGCGCTACCTGTTTGATTGGAATTGTTGCAGTCGCTTTCAATCCGCTACTTATCAGATTCATGCAGGCCTTCACCCAGTCTGCCGAGAAACACGGATTCAACATCACTCTGTTCATTACGAATGGTCAGGTAGAGAAAGAACTGGTGGCACTCGAAATGCTGAAACGGAAACAACTGGACGCTATAGTATGCGTGCTCCGAAGCAATGAGTGGAAGGTTATCGAATCCTATACCAAATATGGCCCGATCGTCACATGGCAGCGGCTTGAAAACAGTTATATCCCCTCTGTGTTTATGGATCAATACGAAGCATATAGGATTGGACTCGAACACTTATACCTCAAAGGATACAGAGAGATCCTTAGTGTATATCCCATATCTAACGGACTTAACACAAAAGAGCGCATGAGAGCATACGCTGACTTTATTACCAAATATAAATTGACGGTGGACTTCCCGAATTTTCAGGATATGATTTATGTGCGAGACGGAGAAGAACTTGCAAAATGGTGGATTGCACAAACAAACAGACCTGATGCTATTTTTTGTGCTAATGATGAGGTTGCAGCCGGATTTATTGCTGAACTACGGAGGTCTAAATTTTCGGTTCCAGGTGACGTTGGGATCATCGGATTTGATAATACCGAGGTGGCTCATTTATTCGATTTGACGACAATTCATTATCCAGTTGATCAGCAAGCAGAGAATGCTTTCACGATTATTCAAAACATGCTTGATACCACTACCAAAGAGTTAATCCCTCTGAAATATACTTTAGTTGAACGACAATCAACATGA
- a CDS encoding BglG family transcription antiterminator has translation MKKIKKVLNSNVVLAEDQQKNEFILLGKGIGYGRKMGTAIEEHQADQIFIPVENIKVKEFLGLLDTISPVFVELTQKIVTYAEKELSVTLNASVYFMLMDHLSFAVERHKKNINITNRVYWEIKTYYPKEYKVGVFALQLMNQTLQTDLPVEEAANIAFHLINAQGEHSDSSDGMKFAKMIGSIVNLAKYTFNIEMDDDNVHYSRFITHIKFFVERFYSGQMLNDESHVLFEHIASLHPEAMSGAFKIREYIEQVYGKAVPNEELAYLAVHLHRLINYNQLG, from the coding sequence ATGAAGAAGATAAAAAAAGTATTGAATTCAAATGTGGTTTTAGCAGAGGATCAGCAAAAAAATGAATTTATCCTTCTAGGCAAAGGCATTGGATACGGAAGGAAAATGGGAACTGCGATTGAAGAGCATCAAGCCGATCAAATTTTCATTCCCGTCGAAAACATTAAAGTTAAAGAATTTCTTGGTCTTCTGGACACCATTTCTCCAGTGTTTGTGGAACTAACACAAAAGATCGTAACGTATGCGGAGAAAGAGCTTTCGGTTACCCTTAACGCGAGTGTTTATTTTATGCTGATGGACCATTTGAGTTTTGCGGTGGAAAGGCACAAGAAAAACATCAATATAACAAATCGGGTATATTGGGAAATCAAAACTTATTATCCCAAAGAATATAAAGTGGGCGTGTTTGCTCTTCAGCTGATGAATCAAACTCTACAAACGGATCTACCTGTTGAGGAAGCAGCTAATATTGCTTTTCATTTAATTAATGCTCAAGGGGAGCACAGTGACTCTTCCGACGGAATGAAATTTGCCAAGATGATCGGAAGCATCGTTAACCTGGCTAAGTATACGTTTAATATTGAGATGGACGATGATAATGTTCATTACAGTCGGTTTATCACCCATATCAAATTTTTTGTGGAACGATTTTATTCAGGTCAGATGTTGAATGATGAGAGCCACGTTCTATTCGAGCATATCGCTAGCTTGCATCCTGAGGCCATGTCAGGGGCATTTAAGATCCGAGAATATATTGAGCAAGTTTACGGAAAAGCTGTGCCAAACGAAGAGTTGGCATACCTCGCAGTACATCTGCATAGGTTAATTAACTACAATCAGCTCGGGTGA